A segment of the Microbacterium luteolum genome:
CAGGGCGAACGCGATCTGCGGAAGGATGACACCGCCGAGGGAGTTCATCAGCCCGAGGCTGCGCACCACGATGTAGAGCGGGGTGATCGCGACGGTGAGCGGGAACATGAGGCCCGCCGCGAAGAACGCGTAGAGGACTCCGCGGCCGGCGAACCGGTAGCGGGCCAGCACGTACGCGGCCATCAGCCCGAGCGCCACCACGCCCAGCGTCGTCGTGAGCGCGACGATGAGGGAGTTGAGCACCTGCTTCCAGAAGATGCCGCCGGTGAGCACGTCGAGGTAGTTCGAGAGCACCCACGGCTGCGGGAGCCCCGACGGATCCGTCGTGATCTGCGCGTTCGTGCGGAAGCCGCCGATGATGATGTACGCGATCGGCGCCAGCATCAGCCCCACGGCGATCAGCGCGACGAAGTACACGGCGGGGTTCGCCCAGGGCAGCCGGGGCCGGGCTGCGCGCCGGCGGCCCGCCCGCTGGGTGACGAGTATGGAGGTGGCGGTCATCGCGTGCTCCTCTTCCTTCGGGTTCCGGATCCGGTGAGCGCGCCGTCGGTGTCGCGCCGCAGCACGGCCCGCTGATAGATGAGGGCGACGACGAGCGAGATCAGGAACAGCACGACGGCGACGGCGTTCCCGTAGCCGAAGTTGCCGGCGTTGCGGCCCTCCGAGACCATGTAGGTGGCCATCGTCGACGTGCCGGCGGTGGAGGCGATGTACTGCCCCCAGATGATGTAGACGAGATCGAACAGCTGCAGCGATCCGATGATCGACAGGAACGCCCAGATCCGCAGGGTCGGTGCGAGCAGCGGCAGGGTGATCTGCCACTGGATCTGCCAGTACGAGGCGCCGTCGATCGCCGCGGCCTCGTGCAGCTCCTCGGGGATCCCCTGGAGGCCGGCGAGGAAGAGGATGACCGCGAAGCCGACGTACTTCCACGTGATGATGGCCATCAGGGTCCAGATCGCGATGCCGGGGTCGGACAGCCAGTCATTCGCCAGGAAGCCCAGCCCCATGTTCGTCAGCAGCCCGTTGAGGGCGCCGCTGGTCTGGAGCATCAGGCTCCATCCGGTTCCCACGACGACCTCGGAGATCACGTAGGGCACGAAGATCAGCATGCGGATCAGCGACTGTCCGCGCATCCGCCGGTTGAGCAGCAGGGCGAGCAGGATCGCCACCGGTCCCTGCAGGACCAGCGACATCACCAGGATGACGCCGTTGTGCGCGAGCGCATCGTGGAACAGCGGATCCTGCAGGATCGTCAGGTAGTTCTTGAAGCCGACGAAATCCGTGGGCGGACCGTACCCCTGCCAGCTGAAGAAGCCGTAGTACGCGGCCATCAGCACCGGGAAGATGACGAAGGCGAGGAAGACGAGCAGGGCGGGCCCGGCCAGAAGGATCACTTCCAGCCGGGCTGCCGCCTCACGCCTTCGCCGCGGCATCCTTGACAGCCTTGACGATGTCGTCCGGCGTCCCCTGACCCGCGAGCATGGTGACGACCGCGACGTTGAGCGCGTTGCCGACGTTCTGCCCGTAGACCGTGTCGAGCCACTGCGAGGCGTAGGGCGCCGCGTTGTAGGCCTCGAGGATCGTCTGGAGGTACGGCTCGGTGACCGCCTCCTGGGCGACCGTGTTCACCGGCGGGGCGTTGAACGCCTTGTAGTACGCGGTCTGCACCTCGGAGGTGCCCAGATAGTTGAGGAAGTCGACGCACGCATCGGGCGCGTCGACCGAGCAGGAGTAGCCGTCGACCCCGCCCATCATCGATCCGGGGAGTCCTTCGCCGCCCTCGACCTCGGGGAACGGGAACCAGGACAGATCGGCGAGCGGCTTCTGGTCGGGCGTCAGCGAGCCGATGACCCCGGGGTTCCAGGCGCCCATCAGCTCCATCGCCGCCTGGTGGTTCGCGATGAGGCCGGCGGAGCTCGCCGCGCCCTGCTGTGCGGTCGTGGTGAGGAAGCCGCTGTTGAACGGCTCCGTCGCCGCGAAGTCCTGCAGGTCCTCGCCGGCGCGGATCCAGCAGTCGTCGTCGAAGTTCATCTCGTCGGCGGCCTGGGCGAGGGTCTCGGGGCTGCACTCGCGCAGGGCGAACCAGTAGTACCAGTGCGCTGCGGGCCAGGCGTCCTTCGCACCGAGGGCGACGGGATCGATGCCGGCGGCCTTGAGCGCCTCCGTCGCCGTCTCCAGCTCGTCGATCGTGGTGGGGTTCTCGGTGATCCCGGCCTCGTCGAACAGATCCTGGCTGTAGAAGAGCCCGCCGGGGAGCACGGCGACCGGCATCGCGTAGATCTTGTCGTCGAGGCTGTTCGCCGAGTAGGCGGCGTCCGGGATCTCCTCGGCCGCGGGCCCGGTGATCGCGTCGGTCAGGTCCTTGAGCTGACCGGCCTTCACCATCGCGGCCATCTTTCCGCCGCCGCGCTGCAGGAAGATGTCGGGGGCGTCGCCGGAGTTGAGGGCCGTCTGGAGTTTCCCGTCGAGGTCCTCGTTCTGGATCGACTGGATCTCGATCGTGACACCGGGGTTCGCCTTCTCGAAGTCGGCGACCGTGGCCTCCCAGAACTCGACGCCGGGACCGGTGGTGGAGTTGTGCCAGAGGGTCATCGCGGCGCCGTCGCCGTCGGAGCCGCCGCCGGTGTCGCCTGCCGTACAGCCCGAGAGGGCGAGTGCTCCGACGGCGAGCAGCGCCGCGGAGGCAAGGGGGAGCCTTCTGCTGATCATGTGATTGTTCTCCTCATCGAGTTGCGCGCCGCGTCGATGCGGGCGCCCACGGTGCCTCGGGTGAGACCGCGGTGGGATGCAGTCTTCTGCCGCGGGCGCCGGTCGTCAAACGTTTTCGAAAACAGTTTCCATCCGACGGTGCGCAGGGTCTACGCTGGCGGATCATGAGCGGGAGAACGACGATCCACGATGTCGCGCGAGCGGCGGGCGTCTCGGTGTCGACCGTCTCTAAGGCGGTCAACGGCCGGTACGGGATCGCGGATGCCACGGTGCAGCGCGTGCTCGACACGGTGCGCGAGCTCGGCTACGAGTCGAGCCTCGTGGCCAGCAGCATGCGCGCGCGCCGCACCGGGGTGATCGGGGTGCTGCTGGCGGACTTCGAGCCGTTCAGCGCCGAGATCCTCAAGGGCGTCGGTCTCGCCGTGCACGACACCGCCTTCGATCTCCTCGCGTACAGCGGATCGCACCACGGCGCCGGCGACGGCTGGGAGCGTCGATCGCTCAGCCGTCTCTCGGGCACCCTGATCGACGCGGCGATCATGGTGACGCCGACCGTCGTCAGCGCCGCCACCGAGATCCCGGTCGTGGCGATCGACCCGCACACCGGGGGAGCGGATCTGCCGACCGTCGAGTCCGACAGCTTCGCCGGCGCGCTCACGGCCACTCGGCACCTCATCGAGCTCGGCCACCGTCGGATCGGCTTCCTCGCGGGACGCCCCGACCTGCGCTCGGCGGGCCTGCGCGATGCCGGCTACCGGCGGGCCCTGGCGGATGCCGGCATCCCGATCGATCCCGCGCTGGTCGGGGTCGGCCGCTACGAACTCGAGACGACGCGCGAGTCGGCTCGCCTGCTGCTCGCGAGTCCGACGCGGCCCACCGCCGTGTTCGCCGCGAACGATCTGTCGGCGATCGCCGTGATCGAGGTCGCTCAGGAGATGGGGCTGCGGGTGCCGCAGGATCTCTCGGTGATCGGCTTCGACGACGTACCGGAGGCGTCACGTCGCGCGCTGCCGCTCACCACGATCCAACAGCCGATGCGTCGCCTGGGTCAGGTGGCGGCCGACATGGTCTTCACCCTGCTCGCCGGACGCGAGATCGAGCAGACGCACGTGACGCTGCCGACACGGCTGGTGGTCAGGGCGACGACGGCGCGTCCCGCCGAGTGACCGCCCGCACGTGCTCCCAGGCGGGAGCGGCGAGGGCGGCCGACAGCCGGGCGAACTCGTCGAAGCTGCGGCGGCCCGGCCAGTCGGACGGCAGCATCGACGGGGGCAGGCCGGGATCCGTGTAGGGCAGCACCCGCCAGCCGTCGATCAGCCGCACGTACGCCGCGAAAGGCTCGGCGGGAAGGGAGGGGAGCGAGGCCTGGAACGCGAGATGCTCACCGCGCAGAGCGTCGAGATCCCACCACTGCGCCGCGGCGTCGATCAGCGAACCGGACGGCAGCGGGGCGGATGCCTGGAACAGTGTGGTCCAGGGGCGTGCGTCGAGATCCTCGAGGATCTCGATCACCTCGTCCTGCAGGTGCCCCGGGCAGATCCAGAGCGCCGGCGACACGTTGCCCGCACCGATCCACTGCAGGCGACGGCGCAGCTGGTGACGGACGCTCCTGGCGCTCTCCGGGACCGAGAAGGAGACGAGGCACCAGGTGTCGGCATCCGTCATCTCGCGCATCTCGAAGATGCGGCGGTCGCCGCGTTCCAACATCCCGACGGCCGCCGGGTTCAGGCGGTAGCCGATCGTGCCCGAACGCTCGGCCAGGAGGAGGCCCTTCTGCTTGAGACGCGTGATGCCGGTCCGCGCCTGAGCGGCGGGGATGCCGAGATCGCCCGCGAGCGCGACCAGGTCGGCTGCCGAGATCTCTCCGCCCAGC
Coding sequences within it:
- a CDS encoding carbohydrate ABC transporter permease — encoded protein: MPRRRREAAARLEVILLAGPALLVFLAFVIFPVLMAAYYGFFSWQGYGPPTDFVGFKNYLTILQDPLFHDALAHNGVILVMSLVLQGPVAILLALLLNRRMRGQSLIRMLIFVPYVISEVVVGTGWSLMLQTSGALNGLLTNMGLGFLANDWLSDPGIAIWTLMAIITWKYVGFAVILFLAGLQGIPEELHEAAAIDGASYWQIQWQITLPLLAPTLRIWAFLSIIGSLQLFDLVYIIWGQYIASTAGTSTMATYMVSEGRNAGNFGYGNAVAVVLFLISLVVALIYQRAVLRRDTDGALTGSGTRRKRSTR
- a CDS encoding LacI family DNA-binding transcriptional regulator; this translates as MSGRTTIHDVARAAGVSVSTVSKAVNGRYGIADATVQRVLDTVRELGYESSLVASSMRARRTGVIGVLLADFEPFSAEILKGVGLAVHDTAFDLLAYSGSHHGAGDGWERRSLSRLSGTLIDAAIMVTPTVVSAATEIPVVAIDPHTGGADLPTVESDSFAGALTATRHLIELGHRRIGFLAGRPDLRSAGLRDAGYRRALADAGIPIDPALVGVGRYELETTRESARLLLASPTRPTAVFAANDLSAIAVIEVAQEMGLRVPQDLSVIGFDDVPEASRRALPLTTIQQPMRRLGQVAADMVFTLLAGREIEQTHVTLPTRLVVRATTARPAE
- a CDS encoding carbohydrate ABC transporter permease; amino-acid sequence: MTATSILVTQRAGRRRAARPRLPWANPAVYFVALIAVGLMLAPIAYIIIGGFRTNAQITTDPSGLPQPWVLSNYLDVLTGGIFWKQVLNSLIVALTTTLGVVALGLMAAYVLARYRFAGRGVLYAFFAAGLMFPLTVAITPLYIVVRSLGLMNSLGGVILPQIAFALPTTIIILVPFLRAIPDEIQEAAFIDGCSRLGFFWRMVLPLSLPGVITTGILAFIGSWNGYLLPLFILNDAAAFTLPLGVQSFASQYSVDTAKVLAFTSLSMIPALIFFSLFERRIVGGLTGAVKG
- a CDS encoding PaaX family transcriptional regulator, translated to MGAEHPSTSSGTQGTGSGTQGTGSGTLGAEHRDTAAVLDDIDARPGSTASLLRTLIGVYLRPLGGEISAADLVALAGDLGIPAAQARTGITRLKQKGLLLAERSGTIGYRLNPAAVGMLERGDRRIFEMREMTDADTWCLVSFSVPESARSVRHQLRRRLQWIGAGNVSPALWICPGHLQDEVIEILEDLDARPWTTLFQASAPLPSGSLIDAAAQWWDLDALRGEHLAFQASLPSLPAEPFAAYVRLIDGWRVLPYTDPGLPPSMLPSDWPGRRSFDEFARLSAALAAPAWEHVRAVTRRDAPSSP
- a CDS encoding ABC transporter substrate-binding protein — protein: MISRRLPLASAALLAVGALALSGCTAGDTGGGSDGDGAAMTLWHNSTTGPGVEFWEATVADFEKANPGVTIEIQSIQNEDLDGKLQTALNSGDAPDIFLQRGGGKMAAMVKAGQLKDLTDAITGPAAEEIPDAAYSANSLDDKIYAMPVAVLPGGLFYSQDLFDEAGITENPTTIDELETATEALKAAGIDPVALGAKDAWPAAHWYYWFALRECSPETLAQAADEMNFDDDCWIRAGEDLQDFAATEPFNSGFLTTTAQQGAASSAGLIANHQAAMELMGAWNPGVIGSLTPDQKPLADLSWFPFPEVEGGEGLPGSMMGGVDGYSCSVDAPDACVDFLNYLGTSEVQTAYYKAFNAPPVNTVAQEAVTEPYLQTILEAYNAAPYASQWLDTVYGQNVGNALNVAVVTMLAGQGTPDDIVKAVKDAAAKA